The following proteins are encoded in a genomic region of Longimicrobiales bacterium:
- a CDS encoding ketoacyl-ACP synthase III: MNTPTPIVEIVATGRFLPDNVVTNADLAKQMDTSDEWIRTRTGISERRIAPKGLTTAQMGSAAGRQAMERAGVHPGEVDLLIVSTATPDRWLPSTACDMQPLLECNNAFAFDIQAACTGHIYALSMAEGYLAAGRGDVALVIAAEKMSAIIDWTDRTTAVLFGDGAGAAVVKRSNGSGRGILSSHLQSDGNLADLLYRPGGGAVDPVSQSVLDEGRHLMKMLGREIFKSAVRNMAEACDLALQKAGMTADDIDLLVPHQANIRIIEATAKYSGIPMEKVFVNVNKYGNMSSATVPIALDEAIEQGRAGPGSNILTVAFGAGLTWGAMTLRL, encoded by the coding sequence ATGAACACACCGACCCCAATCGTAGAAATCGTCGCCACCGGCCGTTTTCTCCCGGACAATGTGGTGACCAACGCTGACCTCGCGAAGCAAATGGATACGTCCGATGAATGGATCCGGACGCGCACCGGCATCAGCGAACGTCGAATCGCTCCGAAGGGGCTTACCACGGCGCAAATGGGGAGTGCTGCCGGCCGTCAGGCTATGGAACGGGCAGGCGTGCATCCGGGCGAGGTCGACCTACTCATCGTCTCGACTGCGACGCCCGATCGATGGCTGCCCTCCACCGCGTGTGACATGCAGCCCCTCCTCGAATGCAACAACGCCTTCGCTTTCGATATCCAAGCGGCCTGCACGGGACACATCTATGCGTTGAGCATGGCCGAAGGGTACCTCGCGGCGGGCCGCGGCGATGTCGCACTAGTCATCGCTGCGGAAAAGATGAGCGCGATCATCGACTGGACGGATCGTACGACAGCCGTGCTGTTCGGAGATGGCGCGGGCGCTGCGGTCGTCAAACGATCGAATGGCTCGGGGCGCGGAATTCTATCTTCCCATCTCCAATCTGATGGAAATCTGGCGGATCTACTATATCGACCCGGTGGAGGGGCCGTCGATCCGGTCAGTCAGAGTGTGCTCGACGAAGGCCGTCACCTCATGAAGATGCTGGGTCGTGAAATCTTCAAGAGTGCGGTCCGAAACATGGCGGAGGCATGCGATCTCGCGCTACAGAAGGCCGGCATGACGGCTGATGACATCGATCTACTGGTGCCGCATCAGGCCAACATCCGAATTATCGAAGCCACCGCAAAGTACTCGGGCATCCCGATGGAGAAGGTGTTCGTTAATGTGAACAAGTATGGCAACATGAGTTCTGCGACCGTCCCGATCGCGCTGGACGAAGCAATTGAGCAAGGCCGAGCCGGCCCTGGTTCGAATATCCTCACGGTCGCATTTGGGGCTGGGCTGACGTGGGGAGCAATGACGCTTCGCCTGTAG
- the rpmF gene encoding 50S ribosomal protein L32, with the protein MAVPKKRTSKQRKRKRRTHIKAEGVTVHACPKCGDNKIPHRVCPSCGHYKGEPVLKIDLD; encoded by the coding sequence ATGGCCGTACCAAAGAAACGCACGTCGAAGCAGCGCAAGCGGAAGCGGCGCACCCATATCAAGGCCGAGGGCGTAACCGTCCACGCGTGCCCCAAGTGTGGTGATAACAAGATTCCGCACCGTGTCTGCCCGAGTTGTGGGCACTACAAGGGCGAACCCGTTCTCAAAATCGACCTGGACTGA
- a CDS encoding CBS domain-containing protein codes for MEALINETLLVEHAVEPAQFRVYADTPLSEVIGLMVRRGIRALPVVGERYEVLGVITTGDALSHILKEAPTYKMGTDGPMAARDVMTRSVLCVSETQTLGDAARKMVDRNVEQLPVVRDGELIGLVTRDSILKAMHAVSSDNDEPTGIS; via the coding sequence ATGGAAGCACTCATCAATGAAACGCTTCTCGTGGAGCATGCCGTGGAGCCGGCGCAGTTCCGGGTCTACGCGGACACACCGCTTTCCGAGGTAATCGGCCTCATGGTTCGAAGAGGAATTCGTGCGCTGCCGGTGGTCGGAGAGCGCTATGAGGTCTTGGGTGTCATCACGACGGGTGATGCCCTGAGTCACATACTCAAAGAGGCGCCAACCTATAAGATGGGGACAGACGGACCGATGGCGGCTCGTGATGTCATGACGCGCTCAGTGCTGTGCGTGTCAGAGACACAGACGCTCGGCGACGCCGCCCGGAAGATGGTGGACCGAAATGTCGAGCAGCTTCCCGTCGTTCGCGATGGAGAGCTCATTGGGCTGGTTACGCGTGATTCAATCCTGAAGGCGATGCACGCAGTATCATCTGACAACGACGAACCAACAGGTATTTCATGA
- the ndk gene encoding nucleoside-diphosphate kinase has product MSLTLAIIKPDAVGSGKAGKVLAHLEGRGFTVRALRLTILSQAQAGAFYAVHQGRPFYDELVEFMTSGPVIPMVLEADDAVTKLRGAIGATDPAEAEEGTVRKLYAESKGRNAIHASDSDENATIEIEFFFPTHEQLGIQGS; this is encoded by the coding sequence ATGAGCCTTACATTGGCAATCATTAAGCCCGACGCCGTAGGCTCGGGCAAGGCGGGAAAGGTTCTCGCTCATCTGGAGGGCAGGGGCTTCACAGTTCGTGCACTCCGCCTGACGATACTGAGCCAGGCCCAGGCCGGGGCGTTTTACGCAGTCCACCAAGGCCGACCGTTCTACGACGAACTGGTTGAGTTCATGACCTCAGGTCCAGTCATTCCCATGGTGCTTGAGGCAGATGATGCGGTTACGAAGCTTCGCGGAGCGATCGGGGCAACGGATCCGGCTGAAGCGGAAGAGGGAACCGTCCGGAAACTCTACGCGGAATCGAAGGGGCGAAACGCGATCCACGCATCGGATTCCGATGAGAACGCTACAATTGAGATCGAATTCTTTTTCCCGACCCACGAACAGCTGGGGATCCAGGGCTCCTGA
- the plsX gene encoding phosphate acyltransferase PlsX yields the protein MRIALDAMGTDHAPRPEVAGAIQALQESAADAEIILVGDEGLIRAELATYDDVPTGIRVHHAPDRVSPEDSPASVIRRKPDSSIAVGLKLHKAGEADAFVSAGSTGAVMAASLFTLRPLPGVDRPPVGALLPTAGELCLLLDAGANIGCKSHHLVQFAHLGSVYARDAMGYTNPRVGLLNIGVEPSKGSVLTVETYQALLSVDGINFIGNVEGRDIVQGECDVIVCDGFVGNILLKFYESVAEHIVGLLRDEIGEAKDQKLDLDHVFRVLDYAEYGGAPLLGLGGVSIICHGSSPPKAIRNALAVAARAVRAGLVQHSVEDLKP from the coding sequence TTGCGTATAGCACTGGACGCGATGGGTACCGACCACGCCCCGCGACCTGAGGTCGCGGGGGCCATTCAGGCACTCCAGGAGTCAGCAGCTGACGCCGAAATCATACTCGTGGGCGACGAAGGACTGATCCGCGCAGAACTAGCAACGTACGACGACGTCCCGACGGGTATCCGTGTACATCATGCACCGGACCGCGTCTCACCCGAGGACTCGCCCGCATCAGTAATTCGCCGAAAGCCCGATTCGTCGATCGCGGTGGGCCTGAAATTGCACAAGGCCGGGGAAGCAGACGCTTTCGTCAGCGCAGGCTCCACCGGAGCGGTCATGGCAGCCTCGCTGTTTACACTTCGGCCTCTTCCTGGTGTGGATCGCCCACCCGTTGGTGCGCTACTACCAACCGCCGGCGAGCTCTGTCTTCTGCTGGATGCCGGTGCCAACATCGGGTGCAAATCCCACCATCTCGTGCAGTTTGCTCATCTCGGGAGCGTGTACGCCCGTGACGCGATGGGCTATACAAATCCAAGAGTGGGATTGCTCAATATCGGCGTGGAGCCCAGCAAGGGAAGTGTCCTGACGGTTGAGACATACCAGGCTCTTCTCAGTGTGGATGGCATCAATTTCATTGGGAACGTTGAAGGCCGAGACATCGTGCAGGGAGAGTGCGATGTGATCGTCTGTGACGGATTCGTTGGGAACATCCTGCTGAAGTTCTATGAATCGGTCGCCGAACACATCGTAGGTCTCTTGCGCGACGAGATTGGCGAGGCCAAAGATCAGAAACTGGACTTGGACCATGTCTTCCGGGTCCTCGATTATGCCGAGTATGGTGGAGCACCCCTACTAGGCTTGGGAGGCGTATCCATTATCTGTCACGGCAGTTCTCCGCCAAAAGCAATTCGGAACGCGCTGGCGGTCGCCGCACGAGCCGTCCGGGCCGGATTGGTCCAACACAGTGTTGAGGATTTGAAGCCATGA
- a CDS encoding DUF177 domain-containing protein — MLKVDLGLLDREGSVSFAASVAADDGLWSETRIRWASDVDVQLEATLAGTGQVVVRGRVRGALHLECTRCLQPVESQFAGGLTLVFQSEESETDDEDTGAYLLDPKGSELDVSEAVREEVILAMNPYAVCKPDCQGLCPMCGTNLNEGSCDCTEEKVDPRWGALRNLKSE; from the coding sequence ATGCTCAAAGTTGACCTTGGGCTGTTGGACCGAGAGGGGTCCGTTAGCTTTGCGGCCAGTGTCGCAGCGGATGACGGACTGTGGAGTGAGACGAGAATCCGTTGGGCGAGTGACGTTGATGTGCAGTTGGAGGCGACGCTCGCTGGAACGGGTCAGGTCGTGGTCAGAGGCAGGGTCCGAGGCGCGCTCCACCTAGAGTGCACGCGCTGTCTTCAGCCAGTGGAATCGCAGTTTGCGGGGGGGCTCACTCTCGTGTTTCAGAGCGAGGAGTCAGAAACTGATGACGAGGACACCGGAGCGTATTTGTTGGACCCGAAGGGCTCCGAACTTGATGTGAGTGAAGCGGTGCGAGAGGAAGTGATTCTCGCCATGAATCCATACGCAGTTTGCAAACCGGATTGCCAAGGGCTTTGTCCCATGTGCGGTACGAACCTGAACGAAGGTTCGTGCGACTGCACAGAGGAGAAGGTCGACCCTAGATGGGGTGCTCTCCGGAATTTGAAGAGCGAGTGA
- the sucD gene encoding succinate--CoA ligase subunit alpha — MAIFIDSDTRLVVQGITGRDGSFHTRQMMEYGTQVVAGVTPGKGGQTFEGPGGKTAPIFNSMDEAVAQTGANTSVIYVPPAFAANAILEAVDSGVALVVAITEGVPVLDMARAHAFARDKGVRILGPNCPGLLSPGKSKVGILPAQITAEGPIGVVSRSGTLTYEAVFQLSNVGLGQSTCVGIGGDPLIGTNFIDCLEAFEADGDTSAVVMIGEIGGTDEQEAAAWVKANMSKPVVGFIAGQTAPPGRQMGHAGAIISGSSGTAEEKMKAFEDNGISVAKRPADIVGLIQEALA; from the coding sequence ATGGCCATCTTTATTGATTCCGATACCCGACTCGTCGTTCAGGGCATTACCGGCCGCGACGGCTCGTTCCACACCCGCCAGATGATGGAGTACGGGACGCAGGTCGTCGCTGGTGTCACCCCGGGGAAGGGCGGTCAGACGTTTGAAGGCCCGGGCGGCAAAACAGCTCCGATTTTCAACTCGATGGACGAGGCGGTTGCACAGACTGGTGCGAACACTTCGGTCATCTATGTGCCGCCGGCATTCGCGGCGAATGCCATTCTCGAAGCCGTCGACTCAGGCGTGGCACTCGTGGTCGCGATCACCGAGGGCGTGCCGGTGCTGGACATGGCACGCGCACACGCGTTCGCCCGGGACAAGGGAGTCCGAATTCTAGGGCCGAACTGCCCAGGCCTTTTGTCGCCAGGGAAGTCGAAGGTTGGCATCCTGCCGGCACAAATTACAGCCGAGGGACCGATAGGCGTGGTGTCGCGGTCGGGGACGCTGACGTACGAGGCAGTCTTTCAGTTGAGCAACGTCGGGCTGGGTCAGAGCACCTGTGTGGGTATTGGTGGTGATCCGCTGATTGGGACGAACTTCATAGATTGTCTCGAAGCCTTCGAAGCGGACGGGGACACGTCGGCGGTCGTAATGATCGGCGAGATTGGTGGCACCGACGAACAAGAGGCAGCTGCGTGGGTGAAGGCAAATATGTCCAAGCCGGTGGTCGGTTTTATTGCAGGTCAGACGGCACCTCCAGGCCGCCAGATGGGGCACGCCGGTGCGATCATCAGTGGATCCTCAGGAACCGCTGAAGAGAAAATGAAGGCTTTTGAGGACAACGGCATTTCGGTCGCGAAGCGGCCTGCCGATATCGTGGGCCTGATTCAGGAAGCCCTCGCATAG